One genomic window of Fusarium verticillioides 7600 chromosome 2, whole genome shotgun sequence includes the following:
- a CDS encoding acetyl-CoA C-acetyltransferase, which produces MSPAQLRSAGRLAQLAGHVNGARQFSTRPALRKEIQDAYILSAARTPTAKFNGSFLSVSAPKLGAVAIKSALEKSKVPVEKITDVYMGNVLQGSVGQAPARQAAIFAGLPKEIEATTINKVCASGLKAVALAAQNIQLGLSEAQIAGGMENMSQVPYYVPRASGLPAFGHVKMEDGLIKDGLTDVYDQFHMGNCAENTVKNYKITREQQDEYAIQSYRNAQKAWADKAFADEIAPVTVKSRKGETVIDTDEGFNEVKFDKIPTLKPAFVRDGSGTVTAANSSTLNDGASALVLGSKAIAQQYGSGSRVLAKICGYADAATSPIDFPIAPAKAVPIALERAGITKDQVAIWEFNEAFASVILANSKILGLEGAKVNPLGGAISLGHALGSSGSRILTTLLHQLKPGEYGVAAICNGGGAATALVVQRVESV; this is translated from the exons ATGTCTCCGGCTCAACTAAGATCCGCTGGCCGGCTGGCCCAGCTTGCTGGACATGTGAATGGCGCGCGACAGTTCTCTACACGGCCTGCTCTGCGCAAGGAGATCCAGGATGCTTATATCCTAAGCGCCGCTCGAACTCCTACAGCAAAG TTCAATGGCTCGTTCCTGTCAGTATCGGCTCCTAAGCTCGGCGCTGTCGCTATCAAGTCGGCCCtggaaaagtcaaaggtCCCCGTCGAGAAGATCACCGATGTCTACATGGGCAATGTGCTTCAGGGTTCCGTTGGTCAAGCGCCTGCTCGACAGGCCGCCATCTTCGCTGGTCTAcccaaggagatcgaggctaCCACTATTAACAAGGTCTGCGCTTCTGGACTCAAGGCCGTTGCTCTGGCTGCTCAGAACATTCAGCTGGGTCTTTCCGAGGCTCAGATCGCCGGTGGCATGGAGAACATGTCACAGGTCCCATACTACGTGCCCCGCGCCAGTGGTCTTCCTGCCTTTGGCCATGTTAAGATGGAGGATGGTCTTATTAAGGACGGTCTGACTGATGTTTATGATCAATTCCACATGGGCAACTGCGCCGAGAACACTGTCAAGAACTATAAAATTACCCGCGAGCAGCAGGACGAGTACGCTATCCAGTCATACCGCAATGCGCAAAAGGCATGGGCCGACAAGGCCTTTGCTGACGAGATCGCCCCCGTTACCGTCAAGTCACGAAAGGGCGAGACTGTTATCGACACCGATGAAGGATTCAACGAGGTCAAGTTCGACAAGATCCCTACACTGAAGCCCGCTTTCGTTCGTGACGGAAGTGGCACTGTCACCGCTGCAAACTCATCGACTCTTAACGATGGTGCTAGCGCTCTTGTCCTCGGAAGCAAGGCTATTGCCCAACAGTACGGCTCTGGCTCGCGCGTTCTGGCCAAGATCTGCGGttatgctgatgctgccactTCTCCCATTGACTTCCCTATCGCCCCCGCCAAGGCTGTCCCCATTGCTCTCGAGCGTGCCGGTATCACCAAGGATCAGGTTGCCATCTGGGAGTTCAACGAGGCGTTCGCCAGTGTGATCCTCGCCAACTCTAAGATTCTGGGTCTTGAGGGCGCCAAGGTTAACCCTCTGGGTGGTGCTATCTCACTGGGCCATGCTCTTGGTAGCTCTGGTTCAAGAATCTTGACAACCCTGCTACATCAGCTGAAGCCTGGTGAGTATGGTGTCGCTGCTATTTGCAacggtggtggtgctgcGACTGCACTGGTCGTCCAGCGTGTTGAGTCTGTATAA
- a CDS encoding ubiquitin-conjugating enzyme E2 2: MSTAARRRLMRDFKRMQTDPPAGVSASPVPDNVMTWNAVIIGPADTPFEDGTFRLVMQFEEQYPNKPPQVKFISQMFHPNVYATGELCLDILQNRWSPTYDVAAVLTSIQSLLNDPNTGSPANVEASNLYKDNRKEYTKRVRETVEKSWED; encoded by the exons ATGTCTACCGCCGCTCGTCGCCGTCTCATGCGAGACTTCAAG CGCATGCAGACCGACCCCCCCGCCGGCGTCTCTGCTTCACCTGTACCAGACAATGTCATGACCTG GAAcgccgtcatcatcggccCCGCAGACACTCCCTTTGAAGATGGCACCTTTCGACTTGTGATGCAGTTCGAAGAGCAATATCCCAACAAGCCTCCCCAAgtcaagttcatcagccAGATGTTCCACCCTAACGTCTACGCTACTGGAGAGCTTTGTCTCGACATTCTGCAAAACCGATGGAGCCCTACGTACGATGTCGCCGCTGTCTTGACCAGTATTCAAAG TTTACTTAACGACCCTAACACTGGTTCACCTGCAAACGTCGAAGCTTCCAACCTATACAAGGACAACCGAAAGGAATACACCAAGCGTGTCAGAGAGACAGTGGAGAAGAGCTGGGAAGACTGA
- a CDS encoding kinesin heavy chain — protein sequence MSSANSIKVVARFRPQNKVELESGGKPIVSFDGEDTCTVASKEAQGSFTFDRVFDMGCKQQDIFDFSIRSTVDDILNGYNGTVFAYGQTGAGKSYTMMGTNIDDDEGRGIIPRIVEQIFASIMSSPGTIEYTVRVSYMEIYMERIRDLLAPQNDNLPVHEEKNRGVYVKGLLEIYVSSVQEVYEVMRRGGNARAVAATNMNQESSRSHSIFVITITQKNVETGSAKSGQLFLVDLAGSEKVGKTGASGQTLEEAKKINKSLSALGMVINALTDGKSSHIPYRDSKLTRILQESLGGNSRTTLIINCSPSSYNDAETLGTLRFGMRAKSIKNKAKVNAELSPAELKSLLKKAQGQVTNFESYISSLEGEIQMWRAGEAVPKERWATPLTTDAVARTKADARTSTRPSTPSLISDSRSETPAISDRAGTPSLPLDKDEREEFLRRENELQDQISEKESQAASAEKQLRETKEELAYLKDHDSKVGKENEKLTTEVNEFKMQLERLTFESKEAQITMDALKEANSELTTELDEVKQQLLDVKMSAKESGAALDEKEKRKAEKMAKMMAGFDLGGEVFSENERHIAETIEKVDSLHELSATGDNIAPDEFKALKARLVETQGIVRQAELSMYSTSSSESDSRRRQELEARLEAVQAEYEEILTRNLGPEDIEEVKARLENAFANRQTAQSQFVEELKEDIAQKAAENTRMKTLIEDLQQRVKAGATAPMANGKTIQQQIAEFDVMKKSLMRDLQNRCERVVELEISLDETREQYNNVLRSSNNRAQQKKMAFLERNLEQLTQVQRQLVEQNSALKKEVAIAERKLIARNERIQSLESLLQDSQEKMAAANHKFEVQLAAVKERLELAKAGSTRGLNSPGGFSFANAGSRIAKPLRGGGGGNDAPSIPTIQNLQGQNEGNTSSGSSSKRASWFFTKS from the exons ATGTCGTCCGCAAATAGTATCAAGGTCGTGGCCAGGTTTCGACCTCAGAACAAGGTCGAGCTTGAGTCGGGCGGAAAGCCCATCGTGTCCTTCGATGGCGAGGATACCTGTACCGTCGCC TCCAAGGAGGCGCAGGGTAGCTTCACCTTTGACCGAGTCTTTGATATGGGATGTAAACAACAAGACATTTTCGACTTTTCGATCCGATCTACCGTCGACGATATTCTCAATGGATACAACGGAACCGTCTTCGCCTACGGTCAGACCGGTGCCGGTAAGTCTTATACCATGATGGGCACCAacatcgacgacgatgagggtCGAGGTATTATTCCCCGTATCGTCGAGCAGATCTTTGCCAGCATCATGTCCAGTCCCGGCACCATCGAGTACACGGTCCGCGTCAGTTATATGGAAATCTACATGGAGAGGATTCGAGATCTGCTTGCACCGCAGAACGACAACCTGCCCGTCCACGAAGAGAAGAACCGAGGTGTATATGTCAAGGGTCTTTTGGAAATCTACGTCTCGAGTGTCCAAGAAGTGTACGAGGTCATGAGGAGAGGTGGAAATGCCCGAGCTGTCGCCGCTACGAACATGAACCAGGAGTCCTCACGATCCCACTCCATCTttgtcatcaccatcacacAGAAGAATGTCGAAACCGGCTCAGCAAAAAGCGGACAGCTATTCCTTGTCGATTTGGCCGGTAGTGAAAAGGTTGGCAAGACCGGTGCCAGTGGACAGACTCTGGAGGAAGCCAaaaagatcaacaagagTTTGAGTGCCCTGGGAATGGTCATCAACGCCTTGACCGATGGCAAATCCTCACATATTCCTTACCGAGACTCCAAATTGACACGTATCTTGCAAGAGTCTCTTGGTGGTAACAGTCGGAcaaccctcatcatcaactgtTCGCCCAGCAGTTACAACGATGCCGAAACATTGGGTACACTAAGATTCGGTATGCGAGCCAAGtcgatcaagaacaaggccaaggtcaatgCCGAGCTGAGTCCTGCCGAACTCAAGTCCCTTCTCAAGAAAGCGCAAGGGCAGGTTACGAACTTCGAGAGCTACATCTCCTCCCTCGAAGGCGAAATTCAGATGTGGCGTGCTGGTGAAGCTGTCCCCAAGGAGAGATGGGCCACACCTTTGACCACCGATGCCGTTGCTAGAACCAAGGCCGATGCCAGGACATCGACACGACCATCCACCCCTTCATTAATATCAGATAGCCGATCAGAAACACCTGCGATATCCGACAGAGCTGGCACTCCCAGCTTGCCGCTTGACAAGGACGAGAGGGAGGAGTTCCTACGACGAGAGAACGAACTGCAGGACCAGATCTCGGAGAAGGAGTCTCAAGCTGCGTCGGCTGAGAAGCAGCTGCGagagaccaaggaggagctggctTACCTCAAGGATCACGACAGCAAAGTCGGcaaggagaacgagaagctcaCAACCGAGGTTAACGAATTCAAGATGCAACTGGAGAGGCTCACATTCGAGAGCAAGGAAGCTCAGATCACAATGGACGCCTTGAAGGAGGCTAACTCGGAACTCACCACCGAACTCGACGAGGTGAAGCAGCAGCTCCTCGATGTCAAGATGAGCGCCAAGGAGAGTGGTGCCGCtctcgacgagaaggagaagaggaaggccgagaagatggccaagatgatggctggCTTCGACTTGGGTGGCGAAGTGTTTAGCGAGAATGAGCGCCATATCGCTGAGACGATCGAGAAGGTCGACTCGCTTCATGAGCTCAGTGCGACTGGCGACAACATCGCCCCCGATGAGTTTAAGGCACTCAAGGCTCGATTAGTGGAAACCCAGGGCATTGTTCGACAAGCAGAGCTTTCCATGTATAGCACTTCCTCAAGCGAGTCTGactcaaggaggaggcaagaaCTTGAAGCCCGTCTTGAGGCTGTCCAGGCCGAGTACGAGGAGATTCTTACCCGTAACTTGGGCCCTGAGGATatcgaggaggtcaaggcccGACTTGAGAACGCTTTTGCGAACCGCCAGACTGCCCAGTCACAGTTTGTCgaggagctgaaggaggacaTTGCTCAGAAGGCAGCCGAGAACACAAGAATGAAGACCCTTATTGAGGACCTTCAACAGCgtgtcaaggctggcgcTACTGCGCCAATGGCTAACGGCAAGACGATCCAGCAACAGATCGCCGAGTTTGAcgtcatgaagaagagtctcaTGCGTGATCTTCAAAACCGCTGTGAGCGTGTTGTCGAGCTCGAGATTTCCTTAGACGAGACCCGAGAGCAATATAACAACGTTCTCCGATCGTCCAACAACAGGGCgcaacagaagaagatggccttCCTCGAGAGGAACCTGGAGCAACTCACCCAGGTCCAGCGCCAGCTGGTCGAGCAAAACTctgctctcaagaaggaggttgctATCGCCGAGCGCAAGCTGATTGCACGAAACGAGCGTATCCAGAGCCTGGAGAGCCTGCTACAGGATagtcaggagaagatggccgCTGCGAACCACAA GTTCGAGGTTCAGCTTGCCGCTGTCAAGGAGCGACTCGAGCTGGCCAAGGCCGGCAGCACTCGCGGTCTTAACTCGCCTGGTGGCTTTAGCTTTGCCAACGCCGGCAGCAGGATCGCCAAGCCTCTTCgaggaggcggcggtggcAACGACGCCCCCAGCATTCCCACGATCCAGAACCTTCAGGGCCAGAACGAAGgcaacaccagcagcggtagcagcagcaagcgTGCCAGCTGGTTCTTCACAAAGTCATAG
- a CDS encoding kinesin heavy chain, translating into MGCKQQDIFDFSIRSTVDDILNGYNGTVFAYGQTGAGKSYTMMGTNIDDDEGRGIIPRIVEQIFASIMSSPGTIEYTVRVSYMEIYMERIRDLLAPQNDNLPVHEEKNRGVYVKGLLEIYVSSVQEVYEVMRRGGNARAVAATNMNQESSRSHSIFVITITQKNVETGSAKSGQLFLVDLAGSEKVGKTGASGQTLEEAKKINKSLSALGMVINALTDGKSSHIPYRDSKLTRILQESLGGNSRTTLIINCSPSSYNDAETLGTLRFGMRAKSIKNKAKVNAELSPAELKSLLKKAQGQVTNFESYISSLEGEIQMWRAGEAVPKERWATPLTTDAVARTKADARTSTRPSTPSLISDSRSETPAISDRAGTPSLPLDKDEREEFLRRENELQDQISEKESQAASAEKQLRETKEELAYLKDHDSKVGKENEKLTTEVNEFKMQLERLTFESKEAQITMDALKEANSELTTELDEVKQQLLDVKMSAKESGAALDEKEKRKAEKMAKMMAGFDLGGEVFSENERHIAETIEKVDSLHELSATGDNIAPDEFKALKARLVETQGIVRQAELSMYSTSSSESDSRRRQELEARLEAVQAEYEEILTRNLGPEDIEEVKARLENAFANRQTAQSQFVEELKEDIAQKAAENTRMKTLIEDLQQRVKAGATAPMANGKTIQQQIAEFDVMKKSLMRDLQNRCERVVELEISLDETREQYNNVLRSSNNRAQQKKMAFLERNLEQLTQVQRQLVEQNSALKKEVAIAERKLIARNERIQSLESLLQDSQEKMAAANHKFEVQLAAVKERLELAKAGSTRGLNSPGGFSFANAGSRIAKPLRGGGGGNDAPSIPTIQNLQGQNEGNTSSGSSSKRASWFFTKS; encoded by the exons ATGGGATGTAAACAACAAGACATTTTCGACTTTTCGATCCGATCTACCGTCGACGATATTCTCAATGGATACAACGGAACCGTCTTCGCCTACGGTCAGACCGGTGCCGGTAAGTCTTATACCATGATGGGCACCAacatcgacgacgatgagggtCGAGGTATTATTCCCCGTATCGTCGAGCAGATCTTTGCCAGCATCATGTCCAGTCCCGGCACCATCGAGTACACGGTCCGCGTCAGTTATATGGAAATCTACATGGAGAGGATTCGAGATCTGCTTGCACCGCAGAACGACAACCTGCCCGTCCACGAAGAGAAGAACCGAGGTGTATATGTCAAGGGTCTTTTGGAAATCTACGTCTCGAGTGTCCAAGAAGTGTACGAGGTCATGAGGAGAGGTGGAAATGCCCGAGCTGTCGCCGCTACGAACATGAACCAGGAGTCCTCACGATCCCACTCCATCTttgtcatcaccatcacacAGAAGAATGTCGAAACCGGCTCAGCAAAAAGCGGACAGCTATTCCTTGTCGATTTGGCCGGTAGTGAAAAGGTTGGCAAGACCGGTGCCAGTGGACAGACTCTGGAGGAAGCCAaaaagatcaacaagagTTTGAGTGCCCTGGGAATGGTCATCAACGCCTTGACCGATGGCAAATCCTCACATATTCCTTACCGAGACTCCAAATTGACACGTATCTTGCAAGAGTCTCTTGGTGGTAACAGTCGGAcaaccctcatcatcaactgtTCGCCCAGCAGTTACAACGATGCCGAAACATTGGGTACACTAAGATTCGGTATGCGAGCCAAGtcgatcaagaacaaggccaaggtcaatgCCGAGCTGAGTCCTGCCGAACTCAAGTCCCTTCTCAAGAAAGCGCAAGGGCAGGTTACGAACTTCGAGAGCTACATCTCCTCCCTCGAAGGCGAAATTCAGATGTGGCGTGCTGGTGAAGCTGTCCCCAAGGAGAGATGGGCCACACCTTTGACCACCGATGCCGTTGCTAGAACCAAGGCCGATGCCAGGACATCGACACGACCATCCACCCCTTCATTAATATCAGATAGCCGATCAGAAACACCTGCGATATCCGACAGAGCTGGCACTCCCAGCTTGCCGCTTGACAAGGACGAGAGGGAGGAGTTCCTACGACGAGAGAACGAACTGCAGGACCAGATCTCGGAGAAGGAGTCTCAAGCTGCGTCGGCTGAGAAGCAGCTGCGagagaccaaggaggagctggctTACCTCAAGGATCACGACAGCAAAGTCGGcaaggagaacgagaagctcaCAACCGAGGTTAACGAATTCAAGATGCAACTGGAGAGGCTCACATTCGAGAGCAAGGAAGCTCAGATCACAATGGACGCCTTGAAGGAGGCTAACTCGGAACTCACCACCGAACTCGACGAGGTGAAGCAGCAGCTCCTCGATGTCAAGATGAGCGCCAAGGAGAGTGGTGCCGCtctcgacgagaaggagaagaggaaggccgagaagatggccaagatgatggctggCTTCGACTTGGGTGGCGAAGTGTTTAGCGAGAATGAGCGCCATATCGCTGAGACGATCGAGAAGGTCGACTCGCTTCATGAGCTCAGTGCGACTGGCGACAACATCGCCCCCGATGAGTTTAAGGCACTCAAGGCTCGATTAGTGGAAACCCAGGGCATTGTTCGACAAGCAGAGCTTTCCATGTATAGCACTTCCTCAAGCGAGTCTGactcaaggaggaggcaagaaCTTGAAGCCCGTCTTGAGGCTGTCCAGGCCGAGTACGAGGAGATTCTTACCCGTAACTTGGGCCCTGAGGATatcgaggaggtcaaggcccGACTTGAGAACGCTTTTGCGAACCGCCAGACTGCCCAGTCACAGTTTGTCgaggagctgaaggaggacaTTGCTCAGAAGGCAGCCGAGAACACAAGAATGAAGACCCTTATTGAGGACCTTCAACAGCgtgtcaaggctggcgcTACTGCGCCAATGGCTAACGGCAAGACGATCCAGCAACAGATCGCCGAGTTTGAcgtcatgaagaagagtctcaTGCGTGATCTTCAAAACCGCTGTGAGCGTGTTGTCGAGCTCGAGATTTCCTTAGACGAGACCCGAGAGCAATATAACAACGTTCTCCGATCGTCCAACAACAGGGCgcaacagaagaagatggccttCCTCGAGAGGAACCTGGAGCAACTCACCCAGGTCCAGCGCCAGCTGGTCGAGCAAAACTctgctctcaagaaggaggttgctATCGCCGAGCGCAAGCTGATTGCACGAAACGAGCGTATCCAGAGCCTGGAGAGCCTGCTACAGGATagtcaggagaagatggccgCTGCGAACCACAA GTTCGAGGTTCAGCTTGCCGCTGTCAAGGAGCGACTCGAGCTGGCCAAGGCCGGCAGCACTCGCGGTCTTAACTCGCCTGGTGGCTTTAGCTTTGCCAACGCCGGCAGCAGGATCGCCAAGCCTCTTCgaggaggcggcggtggcAACGACGCCCCCAGCATTCCCACGATCCAGAACCTTCAGGGCCAGAACGAAGgcaacaccagcagcggtagcagcagcaagcgTGCCAGCTGGTTCTTCACAAAGTCATAG
- a CDS encoding leucine carboxyl methyltransferase 1 produces MPAPEIPNLLNSLRSARGGRGRGRGRGGHASSAVTHDATIQGTDTDASVSRLNAVDLGYLYDPYAQYFVQSGDGPVARRLPIINRGTYTRTISLDTLIESFLDGDKDSKQGAGLKQIVSLGAGTDTRPFRLFFSESRAGLVYHELDFEVVTSKKLRTVQATPKLRNILKDATQITEHSWSAKPTGCQYYCHGQDLRGFSQSKTPKEEDETETTTNEVSIPGLLTDIPTLLLSECCLCYLTTTEASDILNFFSSRIPNLGTIIYEPVRPDDAFGKMMVSNLAARRIQMPTLQMYQTPEDQRARMSKAGFEKVYHMTIEDIWQNWVSADEKRRVDSLEGLDEVEEWKLLAAHYIVVWASKGEGFESWDSV; encoded by the exons ATGCCCGCCCCCGAGATACCAAACCTTTTAAATTCTCTCCGCAGCGCTCGAGGAGGCCGTGGCCGTGGTagaggacgaggaggccACGCCTCATCAGCTGTTACTCACGATGCTACCATCCAAGGCACTGATACTGATGCTTCAGTGTCGAGGCTGAACGCTGTTGATTTGGGGTATCTTTATGATCCGTATGCCCAGTACTTTGTGCAGAGTGGCGACGGGCCTGTGGCAAGACGACTTCCTATAATCAATCGAG GAACATATACCCGCACTATCTCTCTGGACACTCTCATCGAGTCGTTTCTGGACGGCGATAAAGACAGTAAACAAGGCGCAGGGCTGAAACAGATTGTATCCTTGGGGGCTGGTACTGATACAAGGCCTTTTCGACTGTTCTTTTCAGAGTCACGCGCTGGGCTGGTCTATCatgagcttgactttgaAGTTGTCACCTCAAAGAAATTGCGGACTGTACAAGCTACCCCCAAGTTGAGAAACATATTGAAAGATGCTACTCAAATAACCGAACATTCGTGGTCAGCTAAACCCACTGGATGCCAATACTACTGCCATGGTCAAGACCTGAGAGGTTTCTCTCAatcaaaaacaccaaaagaggaagatgagacaGAAACAACGACGAACGAAGTATCTATCCCCGGTCTGCTGACCGATATCCCTACGCTACTACTCTCAGAGTGCTGTCTCTGCTatctcaccaccaccgaagccTCAGATAtactcaacttcttcagctcacGGATACCCAACCTCGGCACAATCATCTACGAACCAGTCCGCCCAGACGACGCCTTtggaaagatgatggtgtcaaACCTGGCAGCGCGTCGCATCCAAATGCCCACTCTTCAGATGTACCAGACACCGGAAGACCAACGGGCGAGAATGAGCAAAGCTGGGTTTGAAAAGGTGTATCATATGACGATTGAGGATATCTGGCAGAATTGGGTATCGGCGGATGAGAAGCGGCGTGTGGATTCGCTGGAGGGgctggatgaggttgaggagtggAAGTTGTTGGCGGCGCATTATATCGTTGTCTGGGCTTCGAAGGGAGAGGGGTTTGAAAGTTGGGACAGTGTATGA
- a CDS encoding transcription initiation protein SPT3, with the protein MADSRDSKSYKYRQEISQMMYVSGETAEPPVETTSIIEDIVRQQVIELLRNCTELASRRGSKSISINDLIFQIRHDQAKVSRLRTFLSWKDVRKNVKDSDDKGADADIAAGDDPVAAGDNTTDEAAKKNKKAKVGLPWEPSSYYNVEVPEREDEEDEEEEEMNYITLQRLRKADERTKAMTKEEYVTWSEYRQASFTYRKGKRFREWAGFGIVTDSKPSDDIVDILGFLTFEMVQTLTEMALKVKEQEDLVRAQNGGDNVGNAKKRKHEGALFDFPSEGKTPIEPRHVQEGSRRLQQRPKKSRAMLNGTRIAQHTPLNIF; encoded by the exons ATGGCGGACTCAAGAGATAGCAAGTCGTACAAATATCGCCAGGAGATCAGTCAAATGATGTACGTCTCCGGCGAAACTGCAGAACCACCCGTCGAAACAACAAGTATCATCGAAGACATTGTCCGCCAACAAGTCATCGAACTC CTCCGGAACTGCACTGAACTCGCTTCGCGTCGCGGTTCAAAatccatcagcatcaacgatctcatcttccagatcCGCCATGACCAAGCAAAAGTCTCTCGTCTACGCACGTTCCTCTCGTGGAAAGACGTGCGAAAGAACGTCAAGGACTCTGATGACAAGGGCGCTGATGCCGATAtcgctgctggtgatgacCCCGTGGCTGCGGGTGATAACACAACGGatgaagcagccaagaagaacaaaaagGCAAAAGTCGGGTTGCCTTGGGAGCCTTCGTCGTACTACAACGTTGAAGTGCCTGAGcgcgaggatgaagaggatgaagaggaggaggagatgaactACATCACACTGCAGCGCCTACGCAAAGCAGATGAGCGCACAAAGGCCATGACGAAGGAGGAGTACGTTACGTGGTCTGAATATCGTCAAGCATCGTTCACCTACCGCAAAGGCAAGCGATTCCGCGAGTGGGCTGGCTTCGGCATCGTCACAGATAGTAAACCCTCCGACGACATTGTCGATATTCTCGGCTTTCTCACATTCGAGATGGTCCAGACCCTCACCGAGATGGcgctcaaggtcaaggagcaggAAGATCTAGTGCGCGCTCAAAACGGAGGAGACAATGTTGGAAATGCAAAGAAGCGGAAGCACGAGGGCGCGTTGTTCGATTTCCCCAGTGAGGGAAAGACGCCAATCGAGCCTCGccatgttcaagaaggatcaCGACGATTGCAGCAGAGGCCGAAGAAGTCGAGGGCCATGCTCAACGGCACCAGAATTGCTCAACACACACCGCTCAACATCTTCTAG